In a single window of the Zea mays cultivar B73 chromosome 5, Zm-B73-REFERENCE-NAM-5.0, whole genome shotgun sequence genome:
- the LOC100285746 gene encoding glycerol-3-phosphate acyltransferase isoform X1, translated as MHAPPLVTFAGGACPTTASASPSPWLASPRDAIFAAPARPLRSRRGTLRLEAKAAWRAAGGGRGPRVPAKGAVLASYMGAEEVVGPSSLLDEEEFISHIRKELDNGKLPADVASNLEELYYNYRNAVLQNGDPNAYEVMLSNMMTLFDRVLLDVQNPFNFPPYHKALREPFDYYMFGQNYIRPLVDFRNSYVGNISLFHDIEENLHQGHNVVLMSNHQSEADPAIIALLLEKTNPWISENIVYVAGDRVVTDPLCKPFSMGRNLICVYSKKHMNDFPELIEMKRRSNTRSLKEMALLLRGGSQLIWIAPSGGRDRPNPSSGEWYPAPFDSSAVDNMRRLLEHAGVPGHIYPLSLLCYEVMPPPQQVEKEIGEQRVISFHGAGLSVTEEINYGDITAHTKNADEGRELFTNTLYNSVVNQYNVLKSAIFRDRGAAVSNNVISLSQPWR; from the exons ATGCACGCGCCGCCGCTGGTCACGTTCGCAGGGGGCGCCTGCCCCACCACCGCCTCCGCTTCGCCGTCGCCCTGGTTGGCCTCGCCGCGGGACGCCATCTTTGCCGCGCCGGCGAGGCCCCTACGGTCCCGCCGCGGGACACTCCGGCTGGAAGCTAAGGCCGCGTGGAGGGCTGCCGGAGGGGGACGGGGCCCGCGGGTCCCGGCCAAGGGCGCTGTGCTCGCCTCCTATATGGGCGCCGAGGAGGTGGTGGGACCATCGTCGCTGCTTGACGAGGAAG AGTTCATTTCTCACATCAGAAAGGAACTGGATAATGGAAAACTTCCTGCAGATGTTGCCAGTAACCTGGAGGAGCTGTAttataattacaggaatgcg GTTCTGCAAAATGGAGATCCAAATGCATATGAGGTCATGCTTTCAAATATGATGACCTTGTTTGATCGTGTTCTACTGGATGTACAG AATCCATTTAACTTTCCACCTTATCATAAAGCTTTGCGAGAACCGTTCGACTATTACATGTTTGGTCAGAACTACATTAGGCCTCTGGTAGATTTCAG GAACTCCTATGTTGGCAACATTTCCCTTTTCCATGATATCGAAGAGAATCTCCACCAG GGCCACAATGTTGTTTTGATGTCTAACCATCAGTCAGAAGCAGATCCAGCAATTATTGCCTTGCTTCTTGAAAAAACCAATCCTTGGATTAGTGAAAACATA GTTTATGTTGCTGGCGATAGGGTTGTTACCGATCCGCTTTGCAAGCCATTTAGCATGGGAAG AAATCTCATTTGCGTGTACTCGAAAAAGCATATGAATGATTTCCCTGAGCTAATTGAGATGAAGAGGAGATCAAATACTCGAAGTCTCAAGGAAATGGCATTGCTTTTACG TGGTGGTTCACAGTTAATTTGGATTGCACCGAGTGGTGGTAGAGACCGCCCAAATCCCTCATCAGGAGAATGGTACCCG GCACCATTCGATTCATCTGCAGTGGACAATATGAGGAGGCTTCTGGAGCATGCTGGTGTTCCTGGGCACATATATCCACTATCATTGCTGTGCTATGAGGTTATGCCTCCACCACAACAG GTTGAGAAGGAGATTGGTGAGCAGAGGGTGATATCCTTCCATGGAGCAGGCTTGTCAGTAACTGAAGAAATAAACTATGGAGACATTACTGCTCATACCAAGAATGCTGATGAG GGAAGGGAGCTATTCACAAATACCTTGTACAACTCAGTTGTTAACCAGTACAATGTGCTCAAATCTGCTATCTTTAGAGATCGTGGAGCAGCTGTATCAAACAATGTCATCTCACTGTCACAACCATGGCGATGA